A stretch of the Nothobranchius furzeri strain GRZ-AD chromosome 5, NfurGRZ-RIMD1, whole genome shotgun sequence genome encodes the following:
- the cmc4 gene encoding cx9C motif-containing protein 4 codes for MPEKDPCQKQACAIQKCLQANNYSESLCENVIREMRRCCEAQAGKSICCSGFRESKPTGNKSNA; via the exons ATGCCGGAGAAAGATCCGTGTCAAAAACAGGCATGTGCTATTCAAAAGTGTCTGCAAG CCAACAACTACTCGGAGAGTTTGTGTGAGAATGTGATCCGAGAGATGCGGCGGTGCTGTGAAGCTCAGGCCGGGAAATCCATCTGCTGCTCCGGGTTTAGGGAGTCCAAACCAACGGGGAACAAGAGCAACGCATAA
- the cdc37 gene encoding hsp90 co-chaperone Cdc37 isoform X1: MMSRIDYSVWDHIEVSDDEDDTHPNIDTPSLFRWRHQARVDRMEEFQKKGEDINKSLKECRRKLTETQKKLQELNVSGEAKAELSKVQAEEKKLKKEERDWERKLDEYNREEKKMPWNVDTLSRDGFSKSIVNVKPDPSEETEEEKEQKHKTFVEKNEKQLKHFGMLRRWDDSQKYLSDNPHLVCEETANYLVIMCIDLEVEEKHALMEQVAHQTIVMQFILELAKSLKLDPRGCFRQFFAKIKTADQQYQDAFNDELESFKERVRGRAKIRIEKAIKEYEEEERQKRMGPGGLDPAEVYESLPPEMQKCFDEKDIQMLQDVISKMDPTEAKLHMKRCIDSGLWVPNAKEAAGVEKEEEATYEEVKQEQGEDKTE; encoded by the exons AT GATGTCCAGGATAGATTACAGCGTGTGGGATCACATTGAGGTCTCGGACGATGAAGATGATACCCACCCAAACATTGACACACCCAGCCTCTTCAGATGGAGACACCAG GCACGTGTGGATCGAATGGAAGAGTTccagaaaaaaggagaagacatcaACAAGAGCCTGAAAGAATGTCGGCGCAAGCTGACTGAGACGCAAAAGAAACTGCAAGAGCTAAATGTGTCGGGTGAGGCCAAAGCAGAGCTGAGCAAAGTCCAGGCTGAGGAGAAGAAATTGAAAAAGGAGGAGAGAGATTGGGAGAGGAAGTTGGATGAATACAACAGAGAGGAGAAGAAGATGCCGTGGAACGTGGACACACTCAGCAGAGATGGTTTCAGCAAG AGCATTGTTAACGTCAAACCAGACCCTTCTGAAGAGACAGAAGAGGAGAAGGAGCAAAAACATAAAACTTTTGTGGAGAAGAACGAAAAGCAGCTCAAACATTTTG GCATGCTGCGACGCTGGGATGACAGCCAGAAGTACCTCTCTGACAATCCTCATCTTGTATGTGAAGAAACTGCCAACTACCTTGTCATCATGTGTATTGACCTTGAAGTTGAGGAG AAACATGCTCTGATGGAACAGGTGGCTCATCAGACCATCGTTATGCAGTTCATTCTTGAGTTGGCCAAAAGCCTCAAACTGGACCCCCGTGGTTGCTTTCGCCAGTTTTTTGCAAAGATCAAG ACAGCAGACCAGCAGTACCAGGATGCTTTCAACGATGAGCTGGAGTCATTCAAGGAGCGAGTCCGTGGAAGAGCCAAGATCCGCATCGAAAAGGCCATTAAAGAGTATGAAGAAGAAGAACGACAGAAACGCATGGGTCCTGGGGGACTAGACCCCGCGGAGGTGTACGAGTCCCTTCCACCT gagatGCAGAAATGTTTTGATGAGAAGGACATCCAGATGCTACAGGATGTTATTAGCAAAATGGACCCGACG GAGGCAAAGCTTCACATGAAGAGATGCATTGACTCAGGACTCTGGGTCCCAAATGCTAAAGAAGCTGCTGGGGTTGAGAAAGAGGAAGAAGCCACTTATGAAGAGGTGAAACAGGAGCAGGGAGAAGATAAGACAGAGTGA
- the cdc37 gene encoding hsp90 co-chaperone Cdc37 isoform X2, translating into MSRIDYSVWDHIEVSDDEDDTHPNIDTPSLFRWRHQARVDRMEEFQKKGEDINKSLKECRRKLTETQKKLQELNVSGEAKAELSKVQAEEKKLKKEERDWERKLDEYNREEKKMPWNVDTLSRDGFSKSIVNVKPDPSEETEEEKEQKHKTFVEKNEKQLKHFGMLRRWDDSQKYLSDNPHLVCEETANYLVIMCIDLEVEEKHALMEQVAHQTIVMQFILELAKSLKLDPRGCFRQFFAKIKTADQQYQDAFNDELESFKERVRGRAKIRIEKAIKEYEEEERQKRMGPGGLDPAEVYESLPPEMQKCFDEKDIQMLQDVISKMDPTEAKLHMKRCIDSGLWVPNAKEAAGVEKEEEATYEEVKQEQGEDKTE; encoded by the exons ATGTCCAGGATAGATTACAGCGTGTGGGATCACATTGAGGTCTCGGACGATGAAGATGATACCCACCCAAACATTGACACACCCAGCCTCTTCAGATGGAGACACCAG GCACGTGTGGATCGAATGGAAGAGTTccagaaaaaaggagaagacatcaACAAGAGCCTGAAAGAATGTCGGCGCAAGCTGACTGAGACGCAAAAGAAACTGCAAGAGCTAAATGTGTCGGGTGAGGCCAAAGCAGAGCTGAGCAAAGTCCAGGCTGAGGAGAAGAAATTGAAAAAGGAGGAGAGAGATTGGGAGAGGAAGTTGGATGAATACAACAGAGAGGAGAAGAAGATGCCGTGGAACGTGGACACACTCAGCAGAGATGGTTTCAGCAAG AGCATTGTTAACGTCAAACCAGACCCTTCTGAAGAGACAGAAGAGGAGAAGGAGCAAAAACATAAAACTTTTGTGGAGAAGAACGAAAAGCAGCTCAAACATTTTG GCATGCTGCGACGCTGGGATGACAGCCAGAAGTACCTCTCTGACAATCCTCATCTTGTATGTGAAGAAACTGCCAACTACCTTGTCATCATGTGTATTGACCTTGAAGTTGAGGAG AAACATGCTCTGATGGAACAGGTGGCTCATCAGACCATCGTTATGCAGTTCATTCTTGAGTTGGCCAAAAGCCTCAAACTGGACCCCCGTGGTTGCTTTCGCCAGTTTTTTGCAAAGATCAAG ACAGCAGACCAGCAGTACCAGGATGCTTTCAACGATGAGCTGGAGTCATTCAAGGAGCGAGTCCGTGGAAGAGCCAAGATCCGCATCGAAAAGGCCATTAAAGAGTATGAAGAAGAAGAACGACAGAAACGCATGGGTCCTGGGGGACTAGACCCCGCGGAGGTGTACGAGTCCCTTCCACCT gagatGCAGAAATGTTTTGATGAGAAGGACATCCAGATGCTACAGGATGTTATTAGCAAAATGGACCCGACG GAGGCAAAGCTTCACATGAAGAGATGCATTGACTCAGGACTCTGGGTCCCAAATGCTAAAGAAGCTGCTGGGGTTGAGAAAGAGGAAGAAGCCACTTATGAAGAGGTGAAACAGGAGCAGGGAGAAGATAAGACAGAGTGA
- the tyk2 gene encoding non-receptor tyrosine-protein kinase TYK2 isoform X1, protein MSGKGWSRFFRTGTFPASNGPTQSQGIHVYLFSSEDGEKYLSHTSGDVTAEELCILSAKAVGITPLCHVLFALYNPQTQCWYSPNQVFTPEENSSLVLHYCMRFYFRNWHGLNEKEPSVFRYALKSGADEAGSPLLDVKSLEYLFAQSKHEFVNEVVQMEDIESEEELSRFKNESLGMAVLHLSHHAIQNKSTLQEVAGKIRSLFTLFPPVCLYGKCIFEKQKGKIISVSNGFCYCSVVVFSLLPWMSLPSFLNCIPRSFAKHLSRDNFLTKIRIRRVFSEFVRTFQQHTVDRGQLGPQEIMYKYISTLENLAPRFGTETFPVTRLELREDGDGGSSYSNASHGEEASKHSDARPATCEVMVSGTKGIQWRKIHIQKAQSNPYFRNNYLNYAKKSKHQSSQPNENATDDWTRFCDFPEITHIAITDANVCISTQDNHCMEVQMNSNQEARSLISLLDGYYRLTADAHHYLCREVAPPRVVLSEANLLHGPMHDDFVLHKLKKEAAEEGTFLVRWSALDYHRVILAVLNKNENGSAPNHKQFRIQQKGSVFSMDGWDQEFPSVKELTDCLKTFVLKSGPDSFSVRKCCLPKQGEISNLLVKRQGNEHRTHSRLPLDLTQLRFHQIKDKMIIPKEHLGRGTRTNIYLGHLLVSEDDDDDIEFNNNMERRKGIHVVLKILEESHKDIALAFFETASLMSQVSHSHLVFVHGVSVKGSENIMVEEYVEDGPLDVFLRKERTFINAQWKFVVAIQLASALSYLEAKRLVHGNVCAKNILVARSGLKPNTSPFVKLSDPGIALNVLSREERLDRIPWIAPECVDSDAPIGNAADQWSFGVTLLEICNNGDLPMSSCTLSEKECFYQQKGRLAEPSSQELAKFISMCLTYEPDARPSFRTILRDLTEIMMKNPDISPSGTLAPADPTMFQKRYLKKMRDLGEGHFGKVTLYMYDPSNDGTGELVAVKALKQENSDVPDVWKKEIEILKSLYHSNIVRYKGCCTEPGRLEVQLIMEYLPLGSLREFLPKNKIGVPQCLMFAQQICQGMDYLHSQRYVHRDLAARNVLVENKGLVKIGDFGLTKYIPEGEIYYRVRETGDSPVYWYAIECLKEMKFSFASDVWSFGVTLYEIFTHCDSRQSPPTKFFEMMGLTEGSMTLVKIIELLERNRRLPCPRDCPHEARLLMEQCWNKNAENRPSFRTLVDKFDALRRMYDWQFNPNFPMSQIC, encoded by the exons ATGTCTGGAAAGGGGTGGTCCAGGTTTTTCAGGACGGGGACCTTTCCAGCTTCAAACGGGCCCACCCAGTCCCAGGGCATCCATGTTTACCTGTTCTCCTCTGAAGACGGGGAGAAGTACTTGTCTCACACCAGTGGGGATGTCACCGCTGAAGAGCTGTGCATCTTATCTGCTAAAGCTGTGG GGATAACACCCCTCTGCCATGTGCTGTTTGCGCTGTATAAcccacagacccagtgttggtacAGTCCAAACCAGGTTTTCACTCCAGAGGAGAACTCCAGTCTAGTCCTTCACTACTGTATGAG GTTTTACTTTCGGAACTGGCATGGACTAAATGAGAAGGAGCCTTCTGTGTTCAGATATGCTCTCAAGTCTGGAGCAGATGAGGCTGGATCCCCTCTGCTTGATGTCAAGTCCTTGGAGTATTTATTTGCTCAG TCTAAACACGAGTTTGTGAATGAAGTGGTGCAAATGGAAGACATCGAGTCTGAGGAGGAGCTGAGTCGGTTCAAAAACGAGAGCTTGGGAATGGCTGTTCTTCACCTCTCACACCATGCGATACAAAACAAATCCACGTTACAAGAAGTGGCCGGAAAAATCAGGTCTTTGTTCACACTTTTCCCCCCAGTTTGTCTTTATGGAAAATGTATATTTGAAAAACAAAAAGGCAAAATTATATCTGTTTCAAATGGTTTTTGTTATTGTTCCGTTGTTGTTTTCTCTCTCCTTCCGTGGATGTCCCTTCCCAGCTTCCTAAACTGCATTCCAAGATCTTTTGCCAAACACTTATCCAGAGACAACTTTCTGACTAAAATCAGGATCCGTCGGGTGTTTTCTGAGTTTGTGAGGACTTTTCAGCAGCACACTGTGGACAGGGGTCAACTGGGTCCACAGGAGATCATGTACAAGTACATCTCTACCCTTGAAAACTTGGCTCCGCGTTTTGGCACAGAGACTTTTCCTGTAACTCGCCTGGAGCTCAGGGAGGATGGGGATGGGGGCAGCTCCTACTCCAACGCGAGCCACGGTGAGGAGGCCTCGAAACATAGCGACGCGCGTCCTGCCACGTGTGAAGTAATGGTGTCTGGCACTAAAGGGATTCAGTGGAGGAAGATTCACATTCAGAAG GCTCAGTCGAATCCTTACTTCAGGAACAATTACCTGAACTACGCAAAGAAATCCAAGCATCAGTCCAGCCAACCGAACGAGAATGCTACTGATGATTGGACCCGCTTCTGTGATTTCCCTGAAATAACTCACATAGCCATTACCGATGCTAATGTGTGCATTAGCACTCAGGACAATCACTGCATG GAGGTGCAGATGAACTCCAACCAGGAGGCTCGCTCCCTTATCTCCCTTCTGGACGGATACTACCGACTGACTGCCGACGCCCACCACTACCTTTGTCGTGAAGTGGCGCCCCCCAGGGTCGTGCTGAGTGAGGCGAATCTGCTTCACGGACCTATGCA TGATGACTTTGTGCTGCACAAGCTGAAAAAGGAGGCAGCAGAGGAGGGAACGTTCCTCGTTCGATGGagtgccctcgactaccaccgcgTCATCCTCGCTGTGCTAAACAAAAACGAA AACGGCTCTGCACCAAACCACAAGCAGTTTCGTATCCAGCAAAAGGGCTCGGTCTTCTCTATGGACGGCTGGGACCAAGAGTTCCCCAGCGTCAAGGAGCTCACAGATTGCCTCAAAACCTTTGTGCTTAAGTCTGGGCCCGACAGCTTCTCTGTCAGAAAGTGCTGTTTGCCAAAGCAAGGAG AAATATCCAACCTCCTGGTGAAGAGACAGGGTAACGAACACCGCACCCACTCACGCTTGCCCCTGGACCTCACGCAGCTACGCTTCCACCAGATCAAAGACAAAATGATCATCCCG AAAGAGCACTTGGGGCGTGGCACCAGGACTAACATTTACTTGGGTCACTTGCTGGTGTCGGAGGACGACGACGATGATATCGAGTTCAATAACAACATGGAAAGGCGTAAAGGCATCCACGTGGTTCTGAAGATTCTGGAGGAAAGCCATAAAGACATTGCTCTG GCATTTTTCGAAACGGCGAGTCTCATGAGCCAGGTATCCCACAGTCACCTGGTGTTTGTGCACGGTGTGTCTGTCAAAGGATCCGAAA ACATCATGGTGGAGGAGTATGTGGAGGATGGGCCTCTAGATGTCTTCCTTCGTAAAGAAAGGACATTCATAAATGCTCAGTGGAAGTTTGTCGTTGCCATACAACTCGCCAGTGCCCTCAGTTATCTT GAGGCAAAGCGCCTGGTTCACGGGAACGTCTGTGCCAAGAACATTCTGGTGGCCCGGTCAGGGCTGAAACCCAACACTTCACCCTTTGTCAAGCTGAGTGATCCAGGAATTGCCTTGAATGTCCTCTCTAGAgaag AGCGTTTGGATCGAATTCCGTGGATCGCTCCAGAGTGCGTTGATAGCGATGCGCCTATTGGGAACGCCGCTGACCAGTGGAGCTTTGGTGTCACGCTGCTTGAAATCTGCAACAATGGCGATCTGCCCATGAGCAGCTGCACGTTGTCTGAG AAAGAGTGTTTCTATCAGCAAAAGGGTCGGCTCGCTGAGCCTTCCTCCCAGGAGCTGGCCAAGTTCATCAGCATGTGTTTGACATACGAGCCTGATGCACGACCCTCATTTCGCACCATCCTCCGAGATCTCACAGAAATCATGATGAAAA ATCCCGATATATCCCCCAGTGGAACCCTCGCACCGGCAGACCCCACCATGTTCCAGAAACGCTACCTGAAAAAGATGCGGGATTTGGGAGAG GGACACTTTGGGAAGGTGACGCTCTACATGTATGACCCATCCAACGACGGGACCGGAGAGCTTGTGGCGGTGAAAGCCTTGAAGCAGGAGAACAGTGATGTCCCTGATGTCTGGAAGAAAGAGATAGAAATCCTAAAATCCCTCTACCACAGTAACATCGTCAGGTACAAGGGCTGCTGCACTGAGCCAG GGAGACTGGAAGTACAGCTGATCATGGAGTACCTTCCCCTGGGGAGTCTGCGAGAGTTTCTTCCTAAAAATAAAATCGGTGTGCCCCAGTGCCtcatgtttgctcagcagatctgTCAG GGAATGGACTACCTCCACTCACAGCGCTATGTGCATCGAGATCTGGCAGCCCGCAATGTCTTAGTGGAAAACAAGGGTTTGGTAAAGATCGGAGACTTCGGTCTGACAAAATACATCCCTGAAGGAGAGATCTACTACCGTGTTCGGGAGACTGGAGACAGCCCGGTGTACTG GTACGCCATTGAGTGCTTGAAGGAGATGAAATTCTCTTTTGCTTCTGACGTTTGGTCCTTTGGAGTTACTCTGTACGAGATCTTCACCCACTGCGACAGCCGCCAGAGCCCCCCAACT AAGTTCTTTGAGATGATGGGGCTAACTGAAGGATCGATGACTCTGGTGAAGATCATAGAGCTGCTGGAGAGGAATCGGAGGTTACCCTGTCCCAGAGACTGCCCCCACGAG
- the tyk2 gene encoding non-receptor tyrosine-protein kinase TYK2 isoform X2 — protein MSGKGWSRFFRTGTFPASNGPTQSQGIHVYLFSSEDGEKYLSHTSGDVTAEELCILSAKAVGITPLCHVLFALYNPQTQCWYSPNQVFTPEENSSLVLHYCMRFYFRNWHGLNEKEPSVFRYALKSGADEAGSPLLDVKSLEYLFAQSKHEFVNEVVQMEDIESEEELSRFKNESLGMAVLHLSHHAIQNKSTLQEVAGKISFLNCIPRSFAKHLSRDNFLTKIRIRRVFSEFVRTFQQHTVDRGQLGPQEIMYKYISTLENLAPRFGTETFPVTRLELREDGDGGSSYSNASHGEEASKHSDARPATCEVMVSGTKGIQWRKIHIQKAQSNPYFRNNYLNYAKKSKHQSSQPNENATDDWTRFCDFPEITHIAITDANVCISTQDNHCMEVQMNSNQEARSLISLLDGYYRLTADAHHYLCREVAPPRVVLSEANLLHGPMHDDFVLHKLKKEAAEEGTFLVRWSALDYHRVILAVLNKNENGSAPNHKQFRIQQKGSVFSMDGWDQEFPSVKELTDCLKTFVLKSGPDSFSVRKCCLPKQGEISNLLVKRQGNEHRTHSRLPLDLTQLRFHQIKDKMIIPKEHLGRGTRTNIYLGHLLVSEDDDDDIEFNNNMERRKGIHVVLKILEESHKDIALAFFETASLMSQVSHSHLVFVHGVSVKGSENIMVEEYVEDGPLDVFLRKERTFINAQWKFVVAIQLASALSYLEAKRLVHGNVCAKNILVARSGLKPNTSPFVKLSDPGIALNVLSREERLDRIPWIAPECVDSDAPIGNAADQWSFGVTLLEICNNGDLPMSSCTLSEKECFYQQKGRLAEPSSQELAKFISMCLTYEPDARPSFRTILRDLTEIMMKNPDISPSGTLAPADPTMFQKRYLKKMRDLGEGHFGKVTLYMYDPSNDGTGELVAVKALKQENSDVPDVWKKEIEILKSLYHSNIVRYKGCCTEPGRLEVQLIMEYLPLGSLREFLPKNKIGVPQCLMFAQQICQGMDYLHSQRYVHRDLAARNVLVENKGLVKIGDFGLTKYIPEGEIYYRVRETGDSPVYWYAIECLKEMKFSFASDVWSFGVTLYEIFTHCDSRQSPPTKFFEMMGLTEGSMTLVKIIELLERNRRLPCPRDCPHEARLLMEQCWNKNAENRPSFRTLVDKFDALRRMYDWQFNPNFPMSQIC, from the exons ATGTCTGGAAAGGGGTGGTCCAGGTTTTTCAGGACGGGGACCTTTCCAGCTTCAAACGGGCCCACCCAGTCCCAGGGCATCCATGTTTACCTGTTCTCCTCTGAAGACGGGGAGAAGTACTTGTCTCACACCAGTGGGGATGTCACCGCTGAAGAGCTGTGCATCTTATCTGCTAAAGCTGTGG GGATAACACCCCTCTGCCATGTGCTGTTTGCGCTGTATAAcccacagacccagtgttggtacAGTCCAAACCAGGTTTTCACTCCAGAGGAGAACTCCAGTCTAGTCCTTCACTACTGTATGAG GTTTTACTTTCGGAACTGGCATGGACTAAATGAGAAGGAGCCTTCTGTGTTCAGATATGCTCTCAAGTCTGGAGCAGATGAGGCTGGATCCCCTCTGCTTGATGTCAAGTCCTTGGAGTATTTATTTGCTCAG TCTAAACACGAGTTTGTGAATGAAGTGGTGCAAATGGAAGACATCGAGTCTGAGGAGGAGCTGAGTCGGTTCAAAAACGAGAGCTTGGGAATGGCTGTTCTTCACCTCTCACACCATGCGATACAAAACAAATCCACGTTACAAGAAGTGGCCGGAAAAATCAG CTTCCTAAACTGCATTCCAAGATCTTTTGCCAAACACTTATCCAGAGACAACTTTCTGACTAAAATCAGGATCCGTCGGGTGTTTTCTGAGTTTGTGAGGACTTTTCAGCAGCACACTGTGGACAGGGGTCAACTGGGTCCACAGGAGATCATGTACAAGTACATCTCTACCCTTGAAAACTTGGCTCCGCGTTTTGGCACAGAGACTTTTCCTGTAACTCGCCTGGAGCTCAGGGAGGATGGGGATGGGGGCAGCTCCTACTCCAACGCGAGCCACGGTGAGGAGGCCTCGAAACATAGCGACGCGCGTCCTGCCACGTGTGAAGTAATGGTGTCTGGCACTAAAGGGATTCAGTGGAGGAAGATTCACATTCAGAAG GCTCAGTCGAATCCTTACTTCAGGAACAATTACCTGAACTACGCAAAGAAATCCAAGCATCAGTCCAGCCAACCGAACGAGAATGCTACTGATGATTGGACCCGCTTCTGTGATTTCCCTGAAATAACTCACATAGCCATTACCGATGCTAATGTGTGCATTAGCACTCAGGACAATCACTGCATG GAGGTGCAGATGAACTCCAACCAGGAGGCTCGCTCCCTTATCTCCCTTCTGGACGGATACTACCGACTGACTGCCGACGCCCACCACTACCTTTGTCGTGAAGTGGCGCCCCCCAGGGTCGTGCTGAGTGAGGCGAATCTGCTTCACGGACCTATGCA TGATGACTTTGTGCTGCACAAGCTGAAAAAGGAGGCAGCAGAGGAGGGAACGTTCCTCGTTCGATGGagtgccctcgactaccaccgcgTCATCCTCGCTGTGCTAAACAAAAACGAA AACGGCTCTGCACCAAACCACAAGCAGTTTCGTATCCAGCAAAAGGGCTCGGTCTTCTCTATGGACGGCTGGGACCAAGAGTTCCCCAGCGTCAAGGAGCTCACAGATTGCCTCAAAACCTTTGTGCTTAAGTCTGGGCCCGACAGCTTCTCTGTCAGAAAGTGCTGTTTGCCAAAGCAAGGAG AAATATCCAACCTCCTGGTGAAGAGACAGGGTAACGAACACCGCACCCACTCACGCTTGCCCCTGGACCTCACGCAGCTACGCTTCCACCAGATCAAAGACAAAATGATCATCCCG AAAGAGCACTTGGGGCGTGGCACCAGGACTAACATTTACTTGGGTCACTTGCTGGTGTCGGAGGACGACGACGATGATATCGAGTTCAATAACAACATGGAAAGGCGTAAAGGCATCCACGTGGTTCTGAAGATTCTGGAGGAAAGCCATAAAGACATTGCTCTG GCATTTTTCGAAACGGCGAGTCTCATGAGCCAGGTATCCCACAGTCACCTGGTGTTTGTGCACGGTGTGTCTGTCAAAGGATCCGAAA ACATCATGGTGGAGGAGTATGTGGAGGATGGGCCTCTAGATGTCTTCCTTCGTAAAGAAAGGACATTCATAAATGCTCAGTGGAAGTTTGTCGTTGCCATACAACTCGCCAGTGCCCTCAGTTATCTT GAGGCAAAGCGCCTGGTTCACGGGAACGTCTGTGCCAAGAACATTCTGGTGGCCCGGTCAGGGCTGAAACCCAACACTTCACCCTTTGTCAAGCTGAGTGATCCAGGAATTGCCTTGAATGTCCTCTCTAGAgaag AGCGTTTGGATCGAATTCCGTGGATCGCTCCAGAGTGCGTTGATAGCGATGCGCCTATTGGGAACGCCGCTGACCAGTGGAGCTTTGGTGTCACGCTGCTTGAAATCTGCAACAATGGCGATCTGCCCATGAGCAGCTGCACGTTGTCTGAG AAAGAGTGTTTCTATCAGCAAAAGGGTCGGCTCGCTGAGCCTTCCTCCCAGGAGCTGGCCAAGTTCATCAGCATGTGTTTGACATACGAGCCTGATGCACGACCCTCATTTCGCACCATCCTCCGAGATCTCACAGAAATCATGATGAAAA ATCCCGATATATCCCCCAGTGGAACCCTCGCACCGGCAGACCCCACCATGTTCCAGAAACGCTACCTGAAAAAGATGCGGGATTTGGGAGAG GGACACTTTGGGAAGGTGACGCTCTACATGTATGACCCATCCAACGACGGGACCGGAGAGCTTGTGGCGGTGAAAGCCTTGAAGCAGGAGAACAGTGATGTCCCTGATGTCTGGAAGAAAGAGATAGAAATCCTAAAATCCCTCTACCACAGTAACATCGTCAGGTACAAGGGCTGCTGCACTGAGCCAG GGAGACTGGAAGTACAGCTGATCATGGAGTACCTTCCCCTGGGGAGTCTGCGAGAGTTTCTTCCTAAAAATAAAATCGGTGTGCCCCAGTGCCtcatgtttgctcagcagatctgTCAG GGAATGGACTACCTCCACTCACAGCGCTATGTGCATCGAGATCTGGCAGCCCGCAATGTCTTAGTGGAAAACAAGGGTTTGGTAAAGATCGGAGACTTCGGTCTGACAAAATACATCCCTGAAGGAGAGATCTACTACCGTGTTCGGGAGACTGGAGACAGCCCGGTGTACTG GTACGCCATTGAGTGCTTGAAGGAGATGAAATTCTCTTTTGCTTCTGACGTTTGGTCCTTTGGAGTTACTCTGTACGAGATCTTCACCCACTGCGACAGCCGCCAGAGCCCCCCAACT AAGTTCTTTGAGATGATGGGGCTAACTGAAGGATCGATGACTCTGGTGAAGATCATAGAGCTGCTGGAGAGGAATCGGAGGTTACCCTGTCCCAGAGACTGCCCCCACGAG